From Riemerella anatipestifer ATCC 11845 = DSM 15868, a single genomic window includes:
- the coaE gene encoding dephospho-CoA kinase (Dephospho-CoA kinase (CoaE) performs the final step in coenzyme A biosynthesis.) produces the protein MKKIIGLTGGIGSGKSTAAHFIEKMGYPVYYSDARAKAIVNDNLTLKNAIINLLGKDAYTTDGTYNRKWVAEQVFDNKDLLEKLNQIIHPAVKQDFETWVNQQNTEFVFKETALLFELGLHQSCHQSVLVTSEDNLRIKTVMDRDQKTYREVENIIKQQMPEKDKIKLADFIIYNNGTLEELEQNTITVITQLTSA, from the coding sequence ATGAAAAAAATAATTGGACTCACAGGCGGTATTGGTTCTGGAAAATCTACGGCAGCCCATTTCATAGAGAAAATGGGCTATCCTGTTTATTATTCAGATGCTAGAGCTAAAGCTATTGTTAATGATAACCTAACTTTGAAAAATGCGATTATCAATCTACTTGGTAAAGATGCCTATACTACCGATGGCACTTATAATAGAAAATGGGTTGCAGAGCAAGTATTTGATAATAAAGACTTATTGGAGAAATTAAACCAAATTATCCATCCAGCAGTAAAGCAAGACTTTGAAACATGGGTCAATCAGCAGAACACCGAATTTGTATTTAAAGAAACGGCTCTTTTATTTGAGTTAGGGTTGCATCAATCCTGTCATCAATCGGTTTTGGTAACTAGTGAGGACAATCTCCGTATTAAAACAGTGATGGATAGAGACCAAAAGACCTACCGAGAGGTTGAAAACATCATTAAACAACAAATGCCCGAAAAAGACAAAATAAAGTTAGCCGACTTTATCATCTATAATAATGGGACATTAGAAGAACTAGAGCAAAATACCATCACCGTTATCACACAACTCACCTCCGCTTAA
- a CDS encoding MBL fold metallo-hydrolase gives MKLYPIQCGKFKLDGGAMFGVVPKSLWQKTNPADEKNLIELGMRSLLIEDGKKLILVDCGLGDKQDDKFFGHYSLWGDDSLDKNLRKYGFVREDITDVFLTHLHFDHCGGAIEWNDDKSGYRPAFKNAKFWSNENHWDWAVNPNPREKASFLKENILPIQESGQLDFLPLPKTGNYGFAPELKMDIIFVDGHTEKQMLPVIKYQDKTIVFAADLIPTVGHIPLVYVMGYDTRPLLTMEEKEKFLKQCVDNEYLLFFEHDAYHELASLKMTEKGVRLDETFSFNEVFGY, from the coding sequence ATGAAACTATATCCTATCCAATGCGGAAAATTTAAACTAGACGGCGGTGCCATGTTTGGAGTTGTGCCTAAATCGCTTTGGCAAAAAACTAATCCTGCTGATGAGAAAAACCTCATAGAGCTAGGTATGCGTTCGCTACTGATAGAGGACGGCAAAAAACTCATCTTAGTAGATTGTGGTTTGGGAGACAAACAAGATGATAAATTCTTTGGACACTACTCTCTTTGGGGTGATGATTCTTTGGATAAAAACCTTAGAAAATATGGCTTCGTAAGGGAGGATATTACCGATGTTTTTTTAACTCACCTTCATTTTGACCATTGTGGTGGTGCCATAGAGTGGAATGACGACAAGTCTGGCTATCGCCCCGCATTCAAAAATGCTAAATTTTGGTCTAACGAAAATCATTGGGATTGGGCGGTTAATCCTAACCCTAGAGAAAAGGCTTCTTTCTTAAAAGAAAACATTTTGCCTATACAAGAAAGTGGACAGTTAGATTTTTTGCCGCTTCCTAAAACAGGAAATTACGGTTTTGCTCCGGAGTTAAAAATGGACATTATCTTCGTAGATGGGCATACCGAAAAACAGATGCTCCCAGTCATCAAGTATCAAGATAAAACCATTGTTTTTGCGGCGGATTTAATCCCTACCGTGGGGCATATTCCCTTGGTTTATGTTATGGGATACGACACTCGTCCTCTTCTAACAATGGAAGAGAAAGAAAAGTTTTTAAAACAATGTGTAGATAATGAGTATTTACTATTCTTTGAACACGACGCCTACCACGAACTCGCTTCTCTAAAAATGACCGAAAAAGGCGTAAGACTAGACGAAACCTTTAGCTTCAACGAAGTATTTGGCTACTAA